The genomic segment catcattggCATAGTTTGGGAGCAGGCAGGGCCGGCGGCCCGACCATAATTTATTATGCCAGTTTTATGGTATAGAGGAACAGGGGCAGGCGTAGATTTCGGTTGAGGTGCACAGACTGCCAGATACTGcacttaatttatgacaaggcatatgcacagcatctgtcagcatgccTGATTATATCAATCATATACTTCATGGTTTGTAATAAAAGTCAGATGTCATCAGTGGCACCTGATTTGTCATATTCTGCACTCAAATACTGTATGGCAGAGCACAAGTCCTTCCAAGTTTACTTTAATAGTAGAAACACTAATTTAAGTGAGGTCCACAAATTATAAACTAAGTACAAACCTAAAGCGAACTTACTTaagaaatgtatttaaaaaataataaaaatcttaTGAGTTGAATAAAGCCCTCTTAGATAGTAGGTTTGCATAAGTCACTCCACCAGTTCTGCTCATGATGTACTCATTTGGCACTAGAAAATCCTATTAAAGCGTTTAAAGAAAAGCTGTTTTTAGCCACAGCAATAGCCTTTACTAAATCATCCCTTTTATCCTCTTTTATCCCTGAAACGGATTACTTTATATCAAAACACAACAGTTGTTTGAGAACTGAAGAGCACACACATAAAGGACTTTTTTTGCAGCCATTACATTTTTCTCCTATCCTTAAGCAATAACTAATAACAGATGAGATTTTATTTTGCGACTTGGCAATTTAGACCATGAAGGAGGTATGCATTAGAGGAAAAACCCTTTCTGCCACTGTGAAGTTAGGAGAACACACTCATAGTCTAACAGATATCTACAAAGAAACTTTGTATGCTACGTTTACTGAGGGGAACTCTGAACATGAAGGCCGAGATGTGTTTCTATCATCAAAAAGAAAGAATAATCCTTTTATCCTCAACCTGAATGTTGGAGGGAAATTTTTTTATCTTGATTGCTTTGCAGCAGCAAAATATCCAGTCACTAGAATTGGAAAAATCGCAACTTATACAGATCCATTAAAAAGATTACACCTATGTGATGACTATTCAGTGCACAAAAATGAATATTTCTTTGACCGGGATCCTACAGTTTTCTGCTACATATTCAATTTCTATCGCAGTGGAATCTTATGGATTATGGATGAGCTGTGTCCTCTtaactttgttgaagagatagaaTACTGGGGTATTCATATAAATTATACACCTAACTGTTGTCGTACTCTGTTTCAAGAGCATCAAGATGAGCTGAAAGAGCATATTAAGATACAGAAGGACCTGCACGCTGAACTTGAACGCCATGATCATGAAAAACACTTTGAAGGCAAGTGGCTTGGAGATTTGCGAAACAAGATATGGAATTTAATGGAAAATCCATACTCTTCTATTCCAGCTAAAATTATAGCCATATTATCTAGTATTTTTGTCTTGATTTCTATTGTAACTATGTGTCTCAGTACAGTGGAGGAACTTAAACATATGAACCTCTATGGTGTATCCTATATGGAACATATGGATATGGCTTGTGTCATTTTCTTCACCACTGAGTATGTTATTAGACTATTATCAACTTCAGATATTAAAAGATTcctaaaaactgtgttaaatatTGTAGACCTTATTGCTATATTACCATTTTATATCCAGATTATATTTGAGAGGTTCTCAGAAGAAGCATATGTCCATCTACACCCTGATGATATGGAAAGAATGGAAAGAGTGGGACAACTTGGAAAAGTGCTAAAAATAATTCGTCTCATGCGGATATTTCGGATCTTGAAACTGGCCCGTCATTCAATTGGACTGAGAGCTTTTGGTTTCACTATACGTCAGTGCTACCAACAAGTTTGCTGTTTGTTCTTGTTCATTGCTATGGGCGTGTTTACATTCtctgctctaatgcattctgttGAACATGACATCCCTGGCACTAATTTTCCCAGCATTCCAGATGCTTGGTGGTGGGCTGCGGTATGTTTTCATTTACGTTTCATAACTTTGTGCAGGTAGCATAATTTAAgttattttattaataataatagcatatacagtatatatactaaaTAAAAGTGATTGAATGCTATTTAAAATACCACAATGCATACATTGAAAGAGATAAAATATACTATAAATTGTCTTCATCTGTTACATAGGTTAGAAAAGACACAGGTTTCCCAAG from the Bufo bufo chromosome 2, aBufBuf1.1, whole genome shotgun sequence genome contains:
- the LOC120990935 gene encoding potassium voltage-gated channel subfamily V member 2-like codes for the protein MKEVCIRGKTLSATVKLGEHTHSLTDIYKETLYATFTEGNSEHEGRDVFLSSKRKNNPFILNLNVGGKFFYLDCFAAAKYPVTRIGKIATYTDPLKRLHLCDDYSVHKNEYFFDRDPTVFCYIFNFYRSGILWIMDELCPLNFVEEIEYWGIHINYTPNCCRTLFQEHQDELKEHIKIQKDLHAELERHDHEKHFEGKWLGDLRNKIWNLMENPYSSIPAKIIAILSSIFVLISIVTMCLSTVEELKHMNLYGVSYMEHMDMACVIFFTTEYVIRLLSTSDIKRFLKTVLNIVDLIAILPFYIQIIFERFSEEAYVHLHPDDMERMERVGQLGKVLKIIRLMRIFRILKLARHSIGLRAFGFTIRQCYQQVCCLFLFIAMGVFTFSALMHSVEHDIPGTNFPSIPDAWWWAAVSISTVGYGDTIPDTILGRIVAFLCISFGIILNGMPISILYNRFSDFYAKLKAHESTGVMKIYTEIKFKERIMEKIKTCCDKTEC